In Micromonospora sp. NBC_01813, the following are encoded in one genomic region:
- a CDS encoding SDR family oxidoreductase, with translation MKPIAIVTGASSGIGAATARRLATEGFHVVAAARRADRLADLVTAIHDAGGTATAVGCDVTDDASVAALARRVDDLPGATTLLVNNAGGARGLDPVESGSVADWRWMYEVNVLGTLRVTQALLPALQASGAGTVVVIGSTASQIVYEGGGGYTAAKHGQTALAETLRLELCGRPVRVVEIDPGMVRTDEFGLVRFGGDAARADAVYAGVAQPLVADDIADCVAWCATRPQHVNVDRLVVRPLAQAAQHKVHRVQSG, from the coding sequence ATGAAGCCGATAGCCATCGTCACCGGAGCGTCCAGCGGGATCGGTGCCGCGACCGCCCGCCGGTTGGCCACCGAGGGTTTCCACGTGGTCGCGGCCGCTCGCCGCGCCGACCGGCTCGCCGATCTGGTGACCGCGATCCACGACGCCGGCGGCACCGCCACCGCCGTGGGCTGCGACGTCACCGACGACGCCTCGGTTGCCGCGTTGGCCCGCCGCGTCGACGACCTGCCGGGTGCGACGACCCTGCTGGTCAACAACGCCGGCGGAGCACGCGGGCTGGATCCGGTCGAGTCCGGGTCGGTGGCCGACTGGCGGTGGATGTACGAGGTGAACGTGCTCGGCACGCTGCGGGTCACCCAGGCCCTGCTGCCCGCGCTGCAGGCCAGCGGCGCCGGCACCGTGGTGGTGATCGGCTCGACCGCCAGCCAGATCGTCTACGAGGGTGGCGGCGGCTACACAGCCGCCAAGCACGGGCAGACCGCGCTGGCCGAGACGCTGCGGCTGGAGCTGTGCGGGCGGCCGGTACGGGTGGTCGAGATCGACCCGGGGATGGTGCGCACCGACGAGTTCGGCCTGGTGCGGTTCGGCGGCGACGCCGCGCGGGCCGACGCCGTCTACGCGGGGGTGGCGCAGCCGCTGGTCGCCGACGACATCGCCGACTGTGTCGCCTGGTGCGCGACCCGCCCGCAGCACGTCAACGTCGACCGGTTGGTGGTCCGCCCGTTGGCTCAGGCCGCCCAGCACAAGGTGCACCGGGTGCAGTCGGGGTGA
- a CDS encoding class I SAM-dependent methyltransferase: protein MNPRRPLGVVTRGTTGPNRLRRADRWIAYRCGPALTAAADPLVVDLGFGATPVTTVELSRRLRAAVRPDLRVVGLEIDPVRVAEAAPAAAPPTLTFARGGFELAGLRPVLVRAFNVLRQYAEDDVAAGWATMRAALAPGGLLVEGTCDELGRIASWVLLDAAGPVSLTLAARLATLADPDSAGPAVLAERLPKALIHRNVPGEPVHALLRALDDGWQAAAGYAPYGPRQRWLRAVSAVRDGGWPVCDRPARWRLGELTVPWSAVAPT from the coding sequence GTGAACCCGCGCCGGCCGCTGGGGGTGGTCACCCGGGGCACCACCGGGCCGAACCGGCTGCGCCGGGCCGACCGGTGGATCGCGTACCGCTGCGGGCCGGCGCTGACCGCGGCCGCCGACCCGCTCGTCGTCGACCTCGGCTTCGGAGCCACTCCGGTGACCACAGTAGAGCTCTCCCGGCGGCTGCGGGCGGCGGTACGACCGGATCTGCGGGTGGTCGGGCTGGAGATCGACCCGGTGCGGGTCGCCGAGGCGGCCCCGGCCGCCGCACCGCCGACGCTGACCTTCGCCCGAGGCGGGTTCGAGTTGGCCGGGCTGCGGCCGGTGCTGGTCCGCGCGTTCAACGTGCTGCGCCAGTACGCCGAGGACGACGTCGCCGCCGGGTGGGCGACGATGCGGGCCGCGTTGGCGCCGGGCGGGCTGCTGGTCGAGGGGACCTGCGACGAGTTGGGCCGGATCGCCTCCTGGGTGCTGTTGGACGCCGCCGGCCCGGTGTCGTTGACCCTGGCCGCCCGGCTGGCCACCCTGGCCGACCCGGACAGCGCCGGGCCGGCGGTGCTCGCCGAACGGCTCCCGAAGGCGTTGATCCACCGCAACGTGCCGGGCGAGCCGGTGCACGCGCTGCTGCGGGCGCTCGACGACGGCTGGCAGGCGGCGGCCGGCTACGCCCCGTACGGGCCACGGCAGCGGTGGCTGCGGGCGGTGTCTGCGGTCCGCGACGGCGGCTGGCCGGTGTGCGACCGGCCGGCCCGCTGGCGGCTCGGCGAGCTCACCGTGCCCTGGTCCGCGGTCGCCCCGACCTAG